A region from the Citrobacter telavivensis genome encodes:
- the aaeB gene encoding p-hydroxybenzoic acid efflux pump subunit AaeB produces the protein MGIFSIANQHIRFAVKLACAIVLALFVGFHFQLETPRWAVLTAAIVAAGPAFAAGGEPYSGAIRYRGMLRIVGTFIGSIAALAIIIAMIRAPLLMILVCCIWAGFCTWISSLVRVENSYAWGLSGYTALIIVITIQTEPLLTPQFAVERCSEIVIGIVCAIMADLIFSPRSIKQEVDRELDSLLVAQYQLMQLCIKHGDSEDVDKAWGSLVRRATALEGMRSNLNMESSRWARANRRLKAINTLSLTMITQSCETYLIQNTRPELITDTFREFFAMPVETAQDVHKQLKRLRRVIAWTGERETPVTLYTWAGAATRYLLLKRGVISNTKISATEEEVLQDEPVVKVESAERHHAMVNFWRTTISCVLGTLFWLWTGWTSGNGAMVMIAVVTSLAMRLPNPRMVAIDFIYGTLAALPLGALYFLVILPNTQQSMLLLCLSLAVLGFFLGIEVQKRRLGSMGALASTINIIVLDNPMTFHFSLFLDSALGQIVGCVLAFLVIVIVRDNSRDRTGRVLLNQFVSAAVSAMTTNAVRRKENHLPALYQQLFLLMNKFPGDLPKFRLALTMIIAHQRLRDAPIPVNSDLSAFHQQLRRTADHVISAVNDDKRRRYFGQLLDELDVYQEKLRVWEAPPQVTEPVKRLTGMLHKYQHALTDS, from the coding sequence ATGGGCATTTTTTCCATCGCCAACCAGCACATTCGCTTTGCGGTCAAACTGGCCTGTGCGATTGTTCTCGCGCTGTTTGTTGGCTTCCACTTTCAGCTTGAAACGCCGCGCTGGGCGGTACTGACGGCAGCGATTGTCGCAGCGGGCCCGGCCTTTGCCGCTGGCGGCGAACCGTACTCCGGCGCGATTCGCTATCGTGGGATGTTGCGCATCGTCGGGACGTTTATCGGTTCAATTGCAGCGCTGGCGATCATCATTGCGATGATCCGCGCACCGCTGCTGATGATTCTTGTCTGCTGTATCTGGGCGGGTTTTTGTACCTGGATCTCCTCGCTGGTCCGCGTCGAGAACTCCTATGCGTGGGGGTTATCGGGCTACACTGCGCTGATTATCGTCATTACCATTCAAACCGAGCCGCTGCTGACGCCGCAGTTTGCCGTAGAGCGCTGTAGTGAGATTGTCATTGGTATTGTCTGCGCCATTATGGCGGATCTGATTTTTTCTCCGCGATCGATCAAACAGGAGGTGGATCGCGAACTGGATAGCCTGCTGGTGGCGCAGTACCAGTTGATGCAGCTGTGCATTAAGCATGGTGATAGCGAAGACGTGGATAAGGCCTGGGGCTCGCTGGTGCGTCGGGCAACCGCGCTGGAAGGAATGCGTAGCAACCTGAACATGGAATCCTCCCGCTGGGCGCGGGCGAATCGCCGCCTGAAGGCGATTAATACGCTGTCGCTGACCATGATTACGCAATCCTGCGAAACCTACCTGATCCAGAACACGCGTCCTGAGCTGATCACCGATACCTTTCGTGAGTTCTTCGCCATGCCGGTTGAAACCGCGCAGGATGTGCATAAACAGCTTAAGCGTCTGCGCCGGGTGATTGCATGGACTGGTGAGCGCGAAACGCCCGTTACGCTGTATACCTGGGCCGGAGCGGCCACGCGCTATCTGCTGCTCAAGCGTGGCGTGATCAGCAATACCAAAATCAGCGCCACGGAAGAGGAGGTGCTGCAGGATGAACCCGTGGTGAAAGTCGAATCTGCCGAGCGCCACCATGCCATGGTGAACTTCTGGCGCACCACGATCTCTTGCGTGCTGGGGACGCTGTTCTGGCTGTGGACCGGCTGGACCTCCGGTAACGGCGCCATGGTGATGATTGCGGTGGTCACTTCGCTGGCGATGCGTCTGCCGAATCCGCGCATGGTCGCCATTGACTTTATTTACGGGACGCTTGCCGCGCTACCCCTGGGGGCGCTCTATTTTCTGGTGATCCTCCCCAATACCCAGCAAAGCATGCTGCTGCTCTGTCTGAGTCTCGCGGTACTGGGGTTCTTTCTGGGGATCGAAGTACAGAAGCGGCGGCTGGGCTCTATGGGCGCGCTGGCCAGTACCATTAACATTATCGTGTTGGATAACCCGATGACCTTCCACTTCAGCCTGTTCCTGGACAGTGCGTTAGGGCAGATTGTGGGTTGTGTACTGGCCTTTCTGGTCATCGTGATTGTGCGCGATAACTCGCGCGACCGTACGGGCCGCGTGCTGCTCAACCAGTTCGTCTCTGCGGCGGTGTCGGCGATGACCACCAACGCGGTGCGACGCAAAGAGAACCATCTTCCCGCGCTCTATCAGCAGCTGTTTCTGTTGATGAACAAATTCCCCGGTGATTTGCCGAAGTTCCGCCTGGCGCTGACAATGATCATTGCGCACCAGCGCCTGCGGGATGCGCCGATTCCGGTCAATAGCGATCTCTCCGCCTTCCACCAGCAGTTGCGTCGTACGGCGGATCACGTCATTTCTGCCGTGAATGATGACAAGCGCCGACGCTACTTTGGTCAGCTATTAGACGAACTGGACGTGTATCAGGAAAAACTGCGGGTCTGGGAAGCGCCGCCGCAGGTCACCGAACCGGTGAAACGGTTGACCGGCATGTTGCACAAGTACCAGCATGCGCTAACCGACAGCTAA
- a CDS encoding DUF1043 family protein — MTWEYALIGLVVGIIVGAVAMRFGNRKLRQQQALQYELEKNKAELEEYREELVSHFARSAELLDTMAHDYRQLYQHMAKSSSSLLPELSAESNPFRNRLAESEAGNDQAPVQMPRDYSEGASGLLRSGAKRD, encoded by the coding sequence ATGACCTGGGAATATGCGCTAATTGGGTTAGTCGTCGGCATCATCGTCGGTGCTGTAGCCATGCGTTTTGGTAACCGGAAATTACGTCAGCAACAGGCGTTGCAGTACGAACTGGAAAAGAATAAAGCCGAGCTGGAAGAGTATCGTGAAGAGTTGGTCAGCCATTTTGCCCGCAGCGCTGAGTTGCTGGACACCATGGCCCACGATTACCGCCAGCTGTATCAGCACATGGCGAAAAGCTCCAGCAGCCTGCTGCCGGAACTGTCAGCGGAATCTAACCCGTTCCGTAACCGTCTGGCCGAGTCTGAAGCCGGCAACGATCAGGCACCGGTACAAATGCCGCGTGACTATTCCGAAGGCGCATCCGGCCTGCTGCGTAGTGGTGCAAAGCGCGACTAA
- a CDS encoding succinate-semialdehyde dehydrogenase, protein MQTLQDNELFQTGYLVDGRWKTLDTTFDVLNPATGETIAKVAKAGKQQTEEAIAAASKAFPAWRAKTAKERSAILYRWYELIIENKSWLGRLMTIEQGKPLKEAEGEVEYAASFIQWFAEQAKRANGEIIPPIKPGSRILATREPIGVVAAITPWNFPMAMLTRKLGPALAAGCTGVIKPANNTPLSAFALLTLAKKAGVPDGVLNAVAGNTPEISDAIMASHEVRKISFTGSTAVGKTLVRNAAETMKKVSMELGGNAPYIVFDDADIDAAVKGAIANKFRNAGQVCVSVNRFYIQEDVYDEFTRKLADAVQALKVGNGLDEGVVVGPLIEPSAVDKVREHVEDAIAKGAKVLAGGKAHALGGNFWQPTVLGECSDGMTLASEETFGPVAACFRFTSEEEVIQRANNTPFGLAAYFYTQNLQRVFRVSQAIESGMIGINECAVSTELGPFGGVKESGLGREGSVLGLDEFLEVKTLHIGGL, encoded by the coding sequence ATGCAAACGCTTCAGGACAACGAACTTTTTCAGACGGGATATCTGGTTGATGGGCGGTGGAAAACGCTTGATACCACCTTTGATGTGCTTAATCCGGCAACGGGCGAAACGATCGCGAAGGTGGCGAAAGCGGGGAAACAACAGACCGAAGAGGCCATTGCGGCGGCCAGTAAGGCATTTCCTGCCTGGCGGGCAAAAACGGCAAAAGAGCGCTCGGCGATTCTGTACCGCTGGTATGAATTGATCATCGAAAACAAGAGTTGGCTGGGACGGCTGATGACCATCGAGCAGGGTAAACCGCTGAAAGAAGCCGAGGGTGAGGTAGAGTACGCGGCCAGCTTTATTCAATGGTTTGCCGAGCAGGCGAAGCGCGCCAATGGTGAAATCATCCCGCCGATCAAACCCGGCTCCCGCATTCTGGCGACCCGCGAACCGATAGGCGTGGTGGCGGCAATCACGCCGTGGAATTTCCCGATGGCGATGCTGACCCGTAAGCTTGGCCCGGCGCTGGCGGCGGGCTGTACCGGGGTGATAAAACCGGCCAATAACACGCCGCTGAGTGCCTTTGCGCTACTTACGCTGGCGAAGAAAGCGGGGGTGCCCGATGGCGTACTCAACGCCGTAGCGGGCAATACGCCGGAAATCAGCGACGCCATCATGGCAAGCCATGAGGTGCGCAAAATTTCATTCACCGGTTCAACGGCAGTCGGTAAAACGCTGGTGCGTAACGCCGCAGAAACCATGAAGAAAGTATCGATGGAGCTGGGTGGTAATGCCCCCTACATCGTGTTTGACGATGCCGACATCGATGCGGCGGTGAAAGGCGCTATCGCCAATAAGTTCCGTAATGCCGGGCAGGTCTGCGTCAGCGTGAACCGCTTTTATATCCAGGAGGACGTCTACGATGAATTCACCCGAAAACTGGCCGATGCGGTTCAGGCATTGAAGGTGGGGAATGGTCTGGATGAGGGTGTAGTAGTGGGGCCGCTGATCGAACCTTCTGCGGTCGATAAAGTGCGTGAGCACGTTGAAGATGCCATTGCGAAAGGGGCAAAAGTGCTGGCGGGCGGGAAAGCGCACGCGCTCGGCGGCAACTTCTGGCAACCTACCGTGTTGGGTGAGTGCAGTGATGGCATGACGCTGGCGAGTGAAGAAACGTTCGGTCCTGTTGCCGCCTGCTTCCGCTTTACCAGCGAAGAAGAGGTGATTCAGCGTGCGAACAACACGCCGTTTGGCCTGGCCGCTTACTTTTATACGCAAAACCTGCAACGGGTGTTCCGTGTCTCCCAGGCCATTGAAAGTGGCATGATCGGGATAAACGAATGTGCAGTGTCCACCGAACTGGGACCGTTTGGCGGGGTGAAAGAGTCCGGACTGGGTCGTGAAGGATCGGTGCTGGGGTTAGACGAATTTCTGGAAGTGAAAACCCTGCATATTGGCGGCCTGTAG
- the zapE gene encoding cell division protein ZapE, whose protein sequence is MQSFTPTSRYLKAISEGTHQPDDVQKEAVNRLEIIYQALTSNKTSVPETKGFMARVGKLLGKKEAAHSASVRGLYMWGGVGRGKTWLMDLFYHSLPGVRKQRLHFHRFMLRVHEELTALQGQTDPLEILADRFKAETDVLCFDEFFVSDITDAMLLGGLMKALFARGITLVATSNIPPDELYRNGLQRTRFLPAIDAIKQHCDIMNVDAGVDYRLRTLTQAHLWLSPLNNETQQQMDNLWLALAGVKREQGPVLEINHRPLPTLGMENQTLAVSFHTLCVDARSQHDYIALSRLYHTVMLFDVPVMTPLMESEARRFIALVDEFYERHVKLVVSAAVPLYEVYQGERLKFEFQRCLSRLQEMQSEEYLKREHMP, encoded by the coding sequence ATGCAAAGCTTTACCCCCACATCCCGTTATCTGAAAGCCATTAGCGAGGGTACTCACCAGCCCGATGACGTGCAAAAAGAGGCGGTCAATCGTCTGGAGATTATTTATCAGGCGTTGACCTCGAACAAAACCTCAGTCCCTGAAACAAAAGGGTTTATGGCCCGCGTCGGTAAGCTGTTGGGAAAAAAGGAAGCGGCGCATAGCGCTTCGGTGCGAGGCTTATATATGTGGGGGGGCGTAGGGCGAGGGAAAACCTGGCTGATGGATCTGTTCTACCATAGCCTGCCAGGCGTTCGGAAGCAGCGCCTGCACTTCCATCGCTTCATGCTGCGCGTGCATGAGGAGTTAACGGCTCTGCAGGGGCAAACCGATCCGCTTGAAATCCTGGCCGACCGCTTTAAGGCCGAGACGGATGTGCTGTGCTTTGATGAGTTTTTTGTTTCTGATATTACTGACGCCATGCTGCTCGGCGGCCTGATGAAGGCGCTGTTTGCGCGCGGTATTACGCTGGTGGCGACATCGAACATTCCGCCTGATGAGCTCTACCGTAACGGGTTACAGCGCACGCGTTTTCTTCCCGCGATCGATGCGATTAAACAACATTGCGACATCATGAACGTAGACGCGGGTGTGGATTATCGTCTGCGGACGTTGACCCAGGCGCATTTGTGGCTCTCACCGCTGAACAATGAAACGCAGCAGCAGATGGACAACCTCTGGTTGGCATTGGCGGGTGTCAAACGTGAACAGGGGCCGGTTCTGGAGATCAATCACCGCCCGTTGCCGACGCTGGGCATGGAAAACCAGACGCTGGCGGTGTCATTTCACACCCTGTGCGTCGATGCCCGTAGCCAGCATGACTACATTGCGCTGTCACGGTTGTACCATACGGTAATGCTGTTTGACGTACCGGTGATGACGCCGCTGATGGAAAGCGAAGCGCGCCGTTTTATCGCGCTGGTGGATGAATTTTATGAGCGCCACGTCAAGCTGGTGGTGAGCGCCGCCGTGCCTCTCTATGAGGTGTATCAGGGCGAGCGACTGAAGTTCGAATTTCAGCGCTGTCTGTCGCGTTTGCAGGAGATGCAGAGCGAAGAGTATCTGAAGCGGGAACATATGCCCTGA
- a CDS encoding DUF1656 domain-containing protein, with protein MSLFPVIVVFGLSFPPIFFELLLSLAIFWLVRRVLVPTGIYDFVWHPALFNTALYCCLFYLISRLFV; from the coding sequence ATGAGTCTGTTTCCCGTTATCGTGGTGTTTGGTCTTTCCTTCCCACCGATATTCTTTGAATTGCTTCTGTCACTGGCGATTTTCTGGCTGGTGCGCCGGGTGCTGGTGCCTACGGGCATCTATGATTTTGTCTGGCATCCGGCGCTGTTTAATACTGCGCTGTATTGCTGTCTCTTTTACTTGATATCGCGCCTGTTCGTTTGA
- the aaeA gene encoding p-hydroxybenzoic acid efflux pump subunit AaeA codes for MKTLTRKISRTAITLVLVILAFIAIFRTWVYYTESPWTRDARFSADVVAIAPDVAGLITHVNVHDNDLVKKDQVLFTIDQPRYQKALEEAEADVAYYQVLAQEKRQEAGRRNRLGVQAMSREEIDQANNVLQTVLHQLAKAQATRDLAKLDLERTVIRAPADGWVTNLNVYTGEFITRGSTAVALVKQNSFYVLAYMEETKLEGVRPGYRAEITPLGSNKVLKGRVDSIAAGVTNASSTRDDKGMATIDSNLEWVRLAQRVPVRIQLDDQQENLWPAGTTATVVITGKQDRDENNDSFFRKMAHRLREFG; via the coding sequence GTGAAAACACTAACAAGAAAAATCTCCCGTACGGCCATTACCCTCGTTCTGGTCATCCTGGCGTTCATCGCTATTTTCCGCACCTGGGTCTATTACACTGAATCACCATGGACGCGTGACGCCCGCTTCAGTGCGGACGTGGTTGCCATCGCGCCGGATGTTGCCGGACTTATCACGCATGTTAATGTCCACGATAACGATCTGGTGAAGAAAGATCAGGTACTGTTCACCATCGATCAACCGCGTTACCAAAAAGCACTGGAAGAAGCTGAAGCCGATGTCGCCTATTACCAGGTGCTGGCGCAAGAGAAACGCCAGGAAGCCGGACGTCGTAACCGTCTTGGCGTCCAGGCGATGTCTCGTGAAGAGATCGATCAGGCCAACAACGTTCTGCAAACCGTATTACATCAGCTTGCCAAAGCGCAGGCGACCCGCGATCTCGCAAAGTTAGATCTTGAACGTACCGTCATTCGTGCCCCTGCGGATGGTTGGGTGACCAACCTGAACGTCTATACCGGTGAGTTTATCACCCGGGGTTCAACCGCCGTGGCGCTGGTGAAACAGAACTCTTTCTATGTACTGGCCTATATGGAAGAGACCAAACTGGAAGGCGTACGCCCTGGCTATCGCGCAGAAATTACCCCGCTGGGCAGCAACAAGGTTTTAAAAGGGAGAGTCGATAGCATCGCGGCAGGGGTCACCAATGCCAGCAGCACCCGCGACGATAAAGGCATGGCGACCATCGATTCGAATCTGGAATGGGTACGCCTCGCGCAACGCGTTCCGGTACGGATCCAGCTTGACGATCAGCAGGAAAACCTGTGGCCAGCCGGTACCACCGCGACTGTCGTGATCACCGGCAAGCAGGATCGTGATGAAAATAATGACTCGTTCTTCCGCAAAATGGCGCATCGTCTGCGCGAATTTGGTTAA
- the degS gene encoding outer membrane-stress sensor serine endopeptidase DegS, with product MLVKLLRSVAIGLIVGAILLAAMPSLRKINTFSAPQYDSADETPASYNSAVRRAAPAVVNVYNRSMNSTAHNQLEIRTLGSGVIMDQRGYIITNKHVINDADQIIVALQDGRVFEALLVGSDTLTDLAVLKINATGGLPTIPINAGRSPHIGDVVLAIGNPYNLGQTITQGIISATGRIGLNPTGRQNFLQTDASINHGNSGGALVNSLGELMGINTLSFDKSNDGETPEGIGFAIPFQLATKIMDKLIRDGRVIRGYIGIGGREIAPLHTQGGGIDQIQGIVVNEVAPDGPAAQAGIQVNDLIISVNSRPAVSALETMDQVAEIRPGSVIPVIVMRDDKQLTLQVTIQEYPATN from the coding sequence ATGTTAGTGAAGCTCTTACGTTCGGTCGCAATTGGTTTGATTGTTGGCGCCATTCTTCTGGCCGCCATGCCTTCGCTTCGCAAAATCAACACGTTTTCTGCGCCGCAATATGACAGTGCCGACGAGACGCCCGCCAGCTATAACTCTGCGGTACGTCGCGCGGCCCCTGCTGTGGTCAACGTCTATAACCGCAGTATGAACAGCACCGCGCATAATCAACTGGAAATCCGCACTCTGGGTTCCGGTGTGATTATGGATCAGCGCGGCTACATCATTACCAACAAGCATGTGATCAACGATGCCGATCAGATTATCGTCGCTTTACAGGACGGACGAGTGTTTGAGGCGCTGCTGGTCGGCTCCGATACGTTGACCGATCTGGCGGTACTGAAAATCAATGCCACTGGCGGTCTGCCGACGATTCCGATCAATGCCGGACGTTCACCGCATATCGGCGACGTGGTGCTGGCGATCGGTAACCCCTATAACCTCGGACAGACCATCACTCAGGGCATTATCAGCGCTACGGGGCGCATCGGCCTGAACCCAACCGGACGACAGAACTTCCTGCAAACGGATGCTTCTATCAACCACGGTAACTCCGGCGGTGCACTGGTGAACTCGCTGGGCGAACTCATGGGCATCAACACTCTGTCATTTGATAAAAGCAATGACGGCGAAACGCCAGAAGGGATCGGCTTTGCCATTCCGTTCCAGTTGGCGACCAAGATTATGGATAAGCTGATCCGCGATGGTCGTGTTATTCGTGGCTACATTGGGATTGGCGGTCGTGAAATCGCCCCACTGCACACCCAGGGCGGTGGCATAGATCAGATTCAGGGGATCGTCGTCAATGAAGTGGCACCTGATGGCCCAGCGGCACAGGCCGGTATTCAGGTTAACGATCTGATTATCTCCGTGAACAGCAGGCCCGCAGTCTCCGCACTGGAAACAATGGACCAGGTGGCAGAGATTCGCCCCGGATCGGTGATTCCGGTGATTGTCATGCGTGATGATAAGCAACTGACGCTACAGGTCACCATCCAGGAATACCCGGCAACGAATTAA
- the argR gene encoding transcriptional regulator ArgR, which yields MRSSAKQEELVKAFKALLKEEKFSSQGEIVLALQDQGFDNINQSKVSRMLTKFGAVRTRNAKMEMVYCLPAELGVPTTSSPLKNLVLDIDFNDAVVVIHTSPGAAQLIARLLDSLGKAEGILGTIAGDDTIFTTPANGFTVKDLYEAILELFEQEL from the coding sequence ATGCGAAGCTCAGCTAAGCAAGAAGAATTAGTTAAAGCGTTCAAAGCGCTACTTAAAGAAGAAAAATTCAGCTCTCAGGGCGAAATTGTCCTCGCATTGCAGGATCAGGGCTTTGATAACATCAACCAGTCCAAAGTTTCACGCATGCTGACAAAGTTTGGGGCTGTTCGTACCCGCAACGCAAAAATGGAGATGGTGTACTGCCTCCCGGCTGAACTGGGCGTACCCACTACCTCCAGCCCGCTGAAAAACCTGGTTCTTGATATCGACTTTAACGATGCGGTGGTGGTGATCCACACAAGCCCAGGTGCGGCGCAATTGATCGCCCGCCTGCTGGACTCCCTGGGCAAAGCAGAAGGTATTCTCGGAACCATCGCCGGGGATGACACCATTTTTACCACTCCGGCCAATGGCTTTACGGTGAAAGATCTCTACGAAGCCATTCTTGAACTGTTCGAACAAGAGCTTTGA
- the mdh gene encoding malate dehydrogenase: MKVAVLGAAGGIGQALALLLKTQLPSGSELSLYDIAPVTPGVAVDLSHIPTAVKIKGFSGEDATPALHGADVVLISAGVARKPGMDRSDLFNVNAGIVKNLVQQIATTCPKACIGIITNPVNTTVAIAAEVLKKAGVYDKNKLFGVTTLDIIRSNTFVAELKGKLPTEVEVPVIGGHSGVTILPLLSQIPGVSFTEQEVADLTKRIQNAGTEVVEAKAGGGSATLSMGQAAARFGLSLVRALQGEKGVVECAYVEGDGQYARFFSQPLLLGKNGVEERQSIGKLSAFEQNALEGMLDTLKKDIQLGEEFVNK, translated from the coding sequence ATGAAAGTCGCAGTCCTCGGCGCAGCTGGCGGTATCGGCCAGGCGCTTGCACTACTGTTAAAAACCCAACTGCCTTCAGGTTCAGAACTCTCCCTGTACGACATCGCTCCAGTGACTCCCGGTGTGGCTGTAGATCTGAGCCATATCCCAACTGCTGTGAAAATCAAAGGCTTCTCCGGTGAAGACGCGACCCCGGCACTGCACGGTGCTGATGTGGTGCTGATCTCCGCAGGTGTGGCGCGTAAACCGGGTATGGACCGTTCCGACCTGTTTAACGTCAATGCGGGCATCGTGAAGAACCTGGTACAGCAGATCGCGACGACCTGTCCGAAAGCCTGCATCGGTATCATTACCAACCCGGTGAACACCACTGTCGCTATTGCCGCAGAAGTACTGAAAAAAGCGGGCGTTTACGACAAAAATAAACTGTTTGGCGTGACCACGCTGGACATTATCCGCTCCAACACCTTTGTAGCGGAACTGAAAGGTAAGCTGCCGACTGAAGTTGAAGTTCCGGTTATCGGCGGACACTCTGGCGTGACCATTCTGCCACTGCTGTCGCAGATCCCGGGCGTAAGTTTCACTGAGCAGGAAGTGGCTGACCTGACCAAACGTATCCAGAACGCTGGTACTGAAGTGGTTGAAGCGAAGGCGGGTGGCGGATCGGCAACCCTGTCTATGGGCCAGGCGGCCGCGCGTTTCGGTCTTTCACTGGTTCGCGCACTGCAGGGCGAAAAAGGCGTTGTAGAATGTGCCTACGTTGAAGGCGATGGCCAGTACGCACGTTTCTTCTCTCAGCCGCTGCTGCTGGGTAAAAACGGCGTGGAAGAGCGTCAGTCTATCGGCAAACTGAGCGCATTCGAGCAGAACGCGCTGGAAGGCATGCTGGATACCCTGAAGAAAGATATTCAGCTGGGCGAAGAGTTCGTTAACAAGTAA
- the yhcN gene encoding peroxide/acid stress response protein YhcN gives MKIKTTVAALSVLSVLSFGAFAADSISAEQAQNREAIGSVSVSAIGSSPMDMHEMLNKKAQEKGASAYQITEARSGDTWHATAELYK, from the coding sequence ATGAAAATCAAAACAACTGTTGCTGCGTTAAGCGTTCTCTCTGTTCTTTCTTTCGGCGCATTCGCCGCAGATTCTATTAGCGCAGAACAAGCACAAAATCGCGAAGCGATTGGCTCTGTCTCCGTAAGTGCAATCGGCTCTAGTCCAATGGACATGCATGAAATGCTGAACAAAAAAGCCCAGGAAAAAGGCGCATCAGCGTATCAGATCACCGAAGCGCGTAGCGGTGACACCTGGCATGCCACTGCCGAATTGTACAAATAA
- the degQ gene encoding serine endoprotease DegQ, which translates to MKIQTQLLSALALSVGLTLSAPFQAIASIPGQVPGQPALPSLAPMLEKVLPAVVSVKVEGTATQTQKVPEEFKKFFGDDLPDQQAQPFEGLGSGVIIDAAKGYVLTNNHVINQAQKISVQLNDGREFEAKLIGSDDQSDIALLQIQNASKLTQIAIADSDKLRVGDFAVAVGNPFGLGQTATSGIVSALGRSGLNLEGLENFIQTDASINRGNSGGALLNLNGELIGINTAILAPGGGSVGIGFAIPSNMARILAQQLIQFGEIKRGLLGIKGTEMTADIAKAFKMDVQRGAFVSEVLPNSGSAKAGIKSGDVITSLNGKPLNSFAELRSRIATTEPGTKVKLGLLRNGKPLEVEVTLDTSTSSSASAEMIAPALQGATLSDGQLKDGSKGIKIDSVEKSSPAAQAGLQKDDVIIGVNRDRVNSIAEMRKVLEAKPSIIALQIVRGNESIYLLLR; encoded by the coding sequence ATGAAAATACAAACCCAGCTGTTGAGTGCATTAGCGTTAAGTGTCGGGTTAACTCTCTCGGCGCCATTTCAGGCCATTGCGTCGATTCCAGGCCAGGTTCCCGGCCAGCCCGCGCTTCCCAGTCTCGCCCCGATGCTCGAAAAGGTGCTGCCTGCCGTCGTTAGCGTGAAGGTTGAAGGCACCGCAACCCAAACGCAGAAAGTCCCGGAAGAGTTTAAAAAATTCTTTGGTGATGACCTGCCGGATCAGCAGGCGCAGCCGTTTGAAGGGCTGGGTTCTGGGGTCATTATCGACGCCGCGAAAGGCTATGTTCTGACCAATAACCACGTGATTAATCAGGCGCAGAAGATCAGCGTCCAGTTGAATGATGGACGTGAGTTCGAGGCTAAACTGATTGGCAGCGACGATCAAAGCGACATCGCCCTGCTACAAATTCAAAACGCCAGCAAGCTGACGCAAATCGCCATCGCCGACTCGGATAAACTGCGCGTCGGTGATTTCGCCGTGGCAGTCGGTAACCCGTTTGGCCTGGGGCAAACTGCAACTTCCGGTATCGTCTCGGCGCTGGGGCGCAGCGGGTTGAATCTGGAAGGTCTGGAAAACTTTATTCAAACCGACGCCTCTATTAACCGCGGGAACTCCGGCGGCGCGCTGCTTAACCTGAACGGTGAACTGATCGGTATTAACACCGCCATCCTTGCACCTGGCGGCGGCAGCGTTGGGATCGGTTTTGCCATCCCCAGTAATATGGCCCGCATCCTGGCGCAGCAACTGATTCAGTTTGGTGAAATCAAGCGCGGTCTTCTGGGCATTAAAGGCACCGAAATGACTGCCGACATCGCCAAAGCGTTCAAAATGGACGTACAGCGCGGTGCCTTTGTCAGCGAAGTGCTGCCGAACTCCGGTTCCGCCAAAGCGGGCATTAAGTCCGGCGATGTGATCACCAGCCTCAACGGTAAACCGCTCAACAGTTTTGCCGAACTGCGCTCCCGAATTGCCACCACAGAACCCGGCACCAAAGTGAAGCTGGGCCTGTTGCGTAACGGCAAGCCGCTGGAGGTGGAAGTGACGCTCGATACCAGCACCTCGTCGTCTGCCAGCGCGGAGATGATTGCCCCGGCATTGCAGGGGGCGACGCTGAGTGACGGTCAGCTTAAAGACGGCAGTAAAGGCATCAAAATTGACAGCGTTGAAAAGAGCAGCCCCGCCGCACAGGCCGGTCTGCAAAAGGATGATGTGATCATTGGGGTCAACCGTGACCGGGTGAACTCTATCGCCGAGATGCGCAAAGTGCTGGAAGCCAAACCGTCCATTATCGCGCTACAGATAGTCCGCGGTAACGAGAGCATTTATCTGCTCCTGCGCTAA